One Myripristis murdjan chromosome 17, fMyrMur1.1, whole genome shotgun sequence DNA segment encodes these proteins:
- the foxq1a gene encoding forkhead box protein Q1a, whose protein sequence is MKLEVLCGSHCDVKPMEVSSDAEGSVRSLVSGEEELGSDGDCVAHSPPPVPCADSKGKPYTRRPKPPFSYIALIAMAIRDSTTGRLTLAEINDYLMKKFPFFRGSYTGWRNSVRHNLSLNDCFLKVLRDPSRPWGKDNYWMLNPQSEYTFADGVFRRRRKRLNKKLDKEQDVSEHVQESQSAPPYAPVTKTESCTKFTSSFAIDSILSTPFKPDRGRDSSSVLAGFKWPCCTDLVMPHSNPPVSFPCVMSECHMDCTAHVSHPYGGGLFSKWGHRRDSLAPPELHLDSAFGLTPAIMPCYQPSWQMRTIKN, encoded by the coding sequence ATGAAACTAGAGGTGTTGTGTGGGAGCCACTGTGATGTGAAGCCCATGGAGGTATCCAGTGATGCAGAGGGCAGTGTGCGCTCTCTTGTCTCCGGGGAGGAGGAGTTGGGGTCGGATGGGGACTGCGTGGCGCACAGCCCCCCACCTGTTCCGTGCGCCGACAGCAAAGGGAAACCGTACACGCGGAGACCCAAGCCCCCCTTCTCCTACATCGCACTTATTGCCATGGCTATCCGGGATTCCACCACTGGACGACTGACTCTTGCTGAAATAAACGACTACCTGATGAAAAAGTTTCCATTCTTCAGAGGCAGCTACACCGGCTGGCGGAACTCGGTCCGGCACAATTTATCTCTTAACGACTGCTTTCTCAAAGTGCTCCGGGACCCGTCCAGACCGTGGGGAAAGGACAATTACTGGATGCTTAATCCTCAGAGCGAGTACACGTTTGCCGATGGAGTATTCCGGCGCAGGAGAAAGCGACTCAACAAAAAGTTAGACAAGGAACAAGACGTCTCGGAGCATGTACAAGAGTCGCAAAGCGCGCCACCATACGCGCCCGTTACCAAAACTGAATCCTGTACCAAGTTCACTAGTTCATTCGCTATTGACAGTATCCTCAGCACACCATTCAAgccagacagaggcagagacagctCGTCGGTTCTCGCTGGCTTCAAGTGGCCATGCTGCACTGATTTAGTGATGCCACATTCAAATCCACCTGTCTCTTTTCCATGCGTCATGTCGGAGTGCCATATGGACTGTACTGCGCATGTGTCACACCCCTATGGAGGTGGgctgttttcaaagtgggggCATCGCAGAGACAGTCTTGCACCACCAGAATTACATTTGGACTCTGCTTTTGGGCTAACCCCTGCAATCATGCCCTGCTATCAACCATCATGGCAGATGCGCACCATTAAAAATTAA
- the foxf2a gene encoding forkhead box protein F2a yields MTTESAQQHLDPPNPLRSSPAPGAVNAALLSAQPVMESAHSASAKGKKGNSGLRRPEKPPYSYIALIVMAIQSSPTKRLTLSEIYQFLQARFPFFRGSYQGWKNSVRHNLSLNECFIKLPKGLGRPGKGHYWTIDPGSEFMFEEGSFRRRPRGFRRKCQALKPMYRMMNGIGFGASMLPQNFEFQSPSASLCHNSYNIDLMGNPVPGSFEGLGGGHHVPHMSPSSGSSYMAACQVPSNADYCQDSSSSPLQSSPAMVSTLDCQSPYANAAPHWTSPGVSSYIKQQSLASNNPTSSALHSGMSSYSLEQTYLHHNGRETSDIPVGLSRYSSHSAPAVCDRKDFVLNLNGISSLHPSSSGSYYHQLHHHHQSVYQDVKPCVM; encoded by the exons ATGACGACTGAGAGCGCCCAGCAACATCTGGACCCACCTAATCCACTGCGCTCCAGTCCAGCGCCTGGTGCCGTAAATGCAGCTCTGCTGAGCGCACAGCCGGTGATGGAGAGCGCACACAGCGCATCAGCAAAAGGGAAGAAAGGCAACTCTGGCTTGAGGCGACCTGAAAAGCCCCCTTATTCATATATTGCCCTTATTGTGATGGCAATTCAAAGCTCACCGACCAAGAGGCTTACTCTGAGTGAAATCTATCAGTTTTTGCAGGCCCGCTTCCCTTTCTTTAGGGGATCATACCAGGGCTGGAAAAACTCCGTGAGACATAACCTGTCTTTGAACGAGTGCTTCATAAAGCTGCCCAAGGGTCTCGGCAGACCTGGCAAGGGGCACTACTGGACCATCGACCCGGGTAGTGAGTTTATGTTCGAGGAAGGCTCTTTTCGTCGCAGACCACGCGGGTTTCGCAGGAAATGTCAAGCTTTGAAACCAATGTACAGGATGATGAATGGTATTGGCTTTGGCGCATCTATGTTGCCGCAAAACTTTGAATTCCAATCACCGTCTGCTTCCCTATGTCATAACAGTTACAACATAGACCTGATGGGTAACCCTGTGCCAGGCAGCTTCGAGGGACTAGGAGGGGGGCATCATGTCCCACACATGTCACCAAGCTCCGGCTCATCCTACATGGCTGCATGTCAGGTGCCTTCCAATGCGGACTACTGCCAGgatagcagcagcagcccgtTGCAGTCATCCCCAGCGATGGTCAGTACTTTGGACTGTCAGTCACCTTACGCCAATGCCGCCCCACACTGGACTTCACCTGGTGTATCTTCATACATCAAGCAGCAGTCTCTGGCGTCAAACAACCCCACTTCTTCTGCTTTGCACTCGGGAATGTCATCCTACTCTCTGGAGCAAACATACCTTCACCATAACGGGCGAGAAACTTCTGACATTCCAG TGGGACTATCTCGGTATTCAAGCCACTCGGCACCAGCTGTGTGTGACAGGAAGGATTTTGTTTTGAACCTAAACGGAATCTCATCCCTTCACCCTAGCAGCAGTGGATCTTATTACCATCAgcttcatcaccatcaccaaagCGTGTATCAGGATGTAAAGCCATGCGTAATGTGA